In Thiospirochaeta perfilievii, a single window of DNA contains:
- the rpmA gene encoding 50S ribosomal protein L27 produces the protein MAHKKGGGSSKNGRDSQSKRLGIKKFGGEVVKAGEIIVRQKGTKIYPGENVGLGRDYTLFAKEAGKVVFGTKKNKKNVSIAVEA, from the coding sequence ATGGCTCACAAAAAAGGTGGTGGTAGTTCTAAAAATGGTCGAGATTCTCAATCTAAACGACTTGGTATAAAAAAATTTGGTGGCGAAGTTGTTAAAGCTGGTGAAATTATTGTAAGACAAAAGGGTACAAAAATTTATCCAGGTGAAAACGTTGGATTGGGTCGAGATTACACTCTTTTTGCTAAAGAAGCAGGAAAAGTTGTTTTTGGAACTAAAAAGAACAAAAAGAATGTATCTATAGCTGTAGAGGCATAA
- a CDS encoding ABC transporter ATP-binding protein, producing MSNNDVILEVKNLHTYFNTDAGVVKAVNGVNYNLNKGEVLGIVGESGSGKSVTSLSIMSLIPSPPGKIVDGEVLFNGKNLLKMSDRELRSIRGDKIAMIFQDPMTSLNPFLRISTQLMETIELHQKLNKEDARAKAIEMLTLVGIPSPEQRINNYPHQFSGGMRQRVMIAMALSCNPEVLIADEPTTALDVTIQAQILDLIKDLSKRLNTAVIMITHDLGVVAGMCDSVCVMYAGKVVEKASNDDIFNNPKHPYTEGLIKSVPRLDKATSQKLYSIEGQPPNVIDLPECCPFHPRCDKAMDKCRNTYPPEVNYENGRQVRCWLYEGDK from the coding sequence ATGAGTAATAATGACGTGATATTAGAGGTGAAAAACCTACACACATATTTTAATACTGATGCAGGTGTTGTAAAAGCTGTTAACGGTGTTAATTATAATCTAAATAAGGGTGAAGTATTAGGGATTGTTGGAGAGTCTGGTTCTGGTAAGTCAGTAACAAGTCTCTCTATTATGAGCCTGATACCATCTCCTCCTGGAAAAATAGTTGACGGAGAAGTACTTTTTAATGGAAAAAATCTTCTAAAAATGTCAGATAGAGAGCTAAGGTCTATACGTGGTGATAAAATTGCCATGATTTTCCAAGATCCAATGACATCTCTTAATCCATTTTTAAGAATATCAACACAACTTATGGAAACTATTGAGTTACATCAGAAACTAAATAAAGAAGATGCAAGAGCAAAAGCTATTGAGATGTTAACCCTTGTTGGGATACCTTCTCCTGAGCAAAGAATAAATAACTACCCTCATCAATTTTCAGGTGGTATGAGACAGCGGGTTATGATAGCTATGGCTTTAAGTTGTAATCCTGAGGTATTAATTGCTGATGAACCAACAACAGCTTTAGATGTTACAATTCAAGCTCAAATTCTAGATCTAATTAAAGATCTATCAAAGAGATTAAATACGGCTGTCATAATGATAACCCACGATTTAGGTGTTGTTGCTGGTATGTGCGATTCTGTTTGTGTAATGTATGCTGGTAAGGTAGTTGAAAAAGCTTCCAATGATGATATATTTAATAATCCAAAACACCCATATACTGAGGGACTTATTAAATCAGTTCCTAGACTTGATAAAGCAACATCTCAAAAATTATACTCAATTGAGGGACAACCACCAAATGTTATTGACCTTCCTGAATGTTGTCCGTTCCATCCTAGATGTGATAAGGCGATGGATAAGTGTAGAAATACATATCCTCCAGAAGTTAATTATGAAAATGGAAGACAGGTTCGATGCTGGCTTTATGAGGGGGACAAGTAA
- a CDS encoding ribosomal-processing cysteine protease Prp yields the protein MIEVICITEDSYLTYLKVSGHASKDRNNTIICSAVSCLTRTVCEITTRLKGVSSKCSAPNPGDVLLTIERVNENIKDRFCGITDYLLIGIIGVVRDYPDSVTLKINNKEWYDGSQKRWW from the coding sequence TTGATAGAAGTTATTTGCATTACAGAGGATTCTTATTTAACATATTTAAAAGTTTCCGGTCATGCAAGTAAAGATCGAAATAATACTATTATTTGTTCAGCAGTTTCATGTTTAACAAGAACAGTATGTGAGATCACAACAAGGCTTAAGGGTGTTTCTTCTAAGTGTAGTGCCCCCAATCCTGGTGATGTTTTATTAACTATTGAAAGAGTTAATGAAAACATTAAAGATAGATTCTGTGGTATAACAGATTACTTACTTATAGGAATTATAGGAGTAGTTAGAGATTACCCAGATTCTGTAACACTTAAAATTAATAATAAGGAATGGTACGATGGCTCACAAAAAAGGTGGTGGTAG
- a CDS encoding glucose-1-phosphate adenylyltransferase, translated as MSNEVVSIVLGGGKGTRLYPLTKERSKPAVPFGGKYRLVDIPISNCINSNFRKIYILTQFNSASLHMHLNSTYQFDSFTKGFVEILAAEQTFSHSDWYNGTADAVRKNLAHFKTQNAKYYMILSGDQLYRMDLKAFLNEHIKSGADISIASTPVNRHDANDLGILKLSNDGTIKDFEEKPGFEKNIDHLKAPQELLSESAINEEKNYIASMGIYIFNADAMHKALDNDFTDFGKEVIPTSIKELKVNSYIYYGYWEDIGTIKSFYDANINLASPFPQFNLYDEEYQIYTRRRDLAPSKLNSCTISNSLSTDGSIISNAFISNSIIGIRTLIETGASLEGVYCMGADSYETMEQKQENEKNNIPNIGIGAGTVIKKAIIDANARIGSGCRIGVDSLDRGDQEHENYFIKDGIIVIPKNAIIPNGTCI; from the coding sequence ATGTCAAATGAAGTAGTAAGTATAGTATTAGGAGGGGGGAAAGGAACTAGACTCTACCCCCTAACTAAAGAGAGAAGTAAACCTGCTGTACCCTTTGGTGGAAAATATAGATTAGTTGATATTCCTATATCAAATTGTATCAACTCAAATTTTAGAAAGATCTATATATTAACCCAATTCAATTCAGCATCATTACATATGCATTTAAATTCGACTTATCAATTTGATTCATTTACTAAGGGATTTGTTGAAATATTAGCTGCAGAACAAACTTTTTCCCATTCAGACTGGTATAATGGTACTGCAGATGCGGTTAGAAAAAATTTAGCTCACTTTAAAACTCAGAATGCAAAATATTATATGATATTATCCGGAGACCAACTTTATAGAATGGATCTAAAGGCATTCTTAAATGAGCATATAAAAAGTGGAGCTGATATATCTATTGCGTCAACACCTGTAAACAGACATGATGCAAATGATTTAGGAATTCTTAAGTTAAGTAATGATGGTACAATTAAAGATTTTGAAGAGAAGCCTGGTTTTGAGAAAAACATAGATCATCTAAAAGCTCCCCAAGAGCTCCTATCTGAGAGTGCAATAAATGAAGAGAAAAACTACATAGCATCAATGGGAATATATATTTTTAATGCAGATGCAATGCATAAGGCATTAGATAATGACTTTACAGATTTTGGGAAAGAAGTAATTCCTACCTCAATTAAAGAGTTGAAGGTTAATTCATATATTTATTATGGTTATTGGGAAGATATAGGAACAATTAAGTCTTTTTATGATGCAAATATCAATCTTGCAAGTCCTTTCCCACAGTTTAACCTGTATGATGAAGAGTATCAGATTTATACAAGAAGAAGAGACCTTGCTCCATCAAAACTTAATTCTTGTACTATTTCAAATTCATTATCAACTGATGGTTCTATAATTAGTAATGCTTTTATCAGTAACTCTATAATAGGCATTAGAACTCTTATAGAGACTGGTGCAAGCTTAGAAGGTGTCTACTGTATGGGTGCTGATAGTTATGAGACAATGGAGCAAAAGCAGGAAAATGAAAAGAACAATATTCCTAATATAGGAATTGGTGCTGGTACTGTTATTAAAAAGGCAATTATCGATGCTAATGCAAGAATTGGTAGTGGTTGTAGAATTGGTGTTGACTCCTTAGATAGAGGAGACCAGGAACACGAAAACTATTTTATTAAAGATGGAATTATTGTTATTCCTAAAAATGCAATAATTCCAAATGGTACTTGCATTTAA
- the rplU gene encoding 50S ribosomal protein L21: MYALVEIKGKQYKAEKGSLLKVDSLKSEVGTEVEFDTVLMIGGDNSKIGTPYVSGAKVKTVIEHNIKDKKVRVFKYNRRKAYRRTQGHRQQYSLIRVSDILEA, translated from the coding sequence ATGTACGCTTTAGTTGAAATTAAAGGAAAGCAGTATAAGGCTGAAAAAGGATCTTTATTAAAGGTTGACAGTCTTAAGAGTGAAGTGGGTACCGAAGTAGAATTCGATACTGTATTAATGATTGGTGGGGACAATAGTAAAATTGGAACACCATATGTGTCTGGTGCAAAAGTAAAAACTGTAATAGAGCACAATATCAAAGATAAGAAAGTTCGTGTTTTTAAATATAACAGAAGAAAAGCTTATAGAAGAACTCAAGGACATAGACAACAGTACTCTTTAATTAGAGTTTCTGACATTCTAGAGGCTTAA
- a CDS encoding ABC transporter permease, with product MGNPENSITKNVNEFNQVVKGTSLTQDAIKRLKKNKMAVTGLWVIVAYIIVSISAPILPIYSYRKQIIEHQYLPPSFRPAGELLLEKEETYMWKVAKKLGKDTLSESDIAKLDDIKRRIKTETQIIDGEEVLIHQRVYLLGTDDLGRDMLSRIIYGGQISIAVGIIATIISILIGMFFGSIAGYAGGRTDYIIMRVVDVMYGLPYMFLVIIFQSLFGGSIINFFIALAVVSWLTTARVVRGQVMSLKNSVFVEAARSMGASSARIIAKHLLPNSLGIIIVYATLQVPSFIMMESFLSFLGLGISAPYASWGSLIKDGIDGMTLYPWRLFFPALAMTIFLFAMNFFGDGLRDAFDPQSKNK from the coding sequence CCGAAAATAGTATAACAAAAAATGTAAATGAGTTTAATCAGGTTGTAAAAGGAACGAGCCTAACTCAGGATGCAATTAAAAGATTAAAAAAGAATAAAATGGCAGTAACTGGGTTATGGGTTATTGTAGCTTATATTATTGTTTCAATATCAGCACCTATTTTACCTATTTATTCATATAGAAAGCAGATTATTGAGCACCAATATCTACCACCATCATTTAGACCAGCAGGGGAACTTCTTCTTGAAAAAGAAGAGACTTATATGTGGAAAGTTGCTAAGAAGTTAGGGAAGGATACTCTTTCTGAATCAGATATTGCAAAACTAGATGATATTAAAAGAAGAATAAAAACTGAGACACAAATTATTGATGGTGAAGAAGTTTTAATTCACCAAAGAGTCTATCTTTTAGGTACTGATGATTTAGGGCGAGATATGTTATCTAGAATTATCTATGGAGGTCAGATATCTATTGCAGTTGGTATTATTGCAACAATTATATCTATTTTAATAGGTATGTTCTTTGGTTCAATTGCAGGATACGCTGGTGGTAGAACAGATTATATAATTATGAGAGTTGTAGATGTTATGTATGGACTTCCATATATGTTCTTAGTTATAATTTTTCAATCACTGTTCGGAGGAAGTATTATTAACTTCTTTATAGCTTTAGCAGTAGTATCATGGTTAACAACTGCAAGGGTTGTTCGTGGTCAGGTAATGTCACTTAAGAACTCTGTCTTTGTAGAGGCTGCAAGATCCATGGGTGCTAGTTCTGCTAGAATTATAGCAAAACACTTATTACCAAACAGTTTAGGTATTATAATTGTTTATGCAACTTTACAAGTTCCAAGTTTTATAATGATGGAGTCATTCTTATCATTTCTTGGTTTAGGTATTTCTGCACCATATGCTTCTTGGGGTTCTTTGATTAAAGATGGTATTGATGGTATGACACTTTATCCATGGAGACTGTTTTTCCCTGCATTAGCAATGACAATATTTCTATTTGCAATGAACTTTTTTGGTGATGGACTAAGAGACGCTTTCGATCCCCAAAGTAAAAATAAATAA
- a CDS encoding ABC transporter ATP-binding protein has protein sequence MEKILEVKGLKQHFPIKGSKRVIRAVDGIDFDLYAGETLGLVGESGCGKSTTLRAIDQLYIPTEGVVNFEGVDLASLSKKDLITARQNMQMVFQDPYDSLNPRMTVSQIISEPLEIYNSRGIIKLSKKEIADRVEELMETVGLSKFFKNRYPHEFSGGQKQRIGIARALALNPKVLLLDEPVSALDVSIQAQILNLLVDLQRKLGLSYLFIAHDLAVIEYISDRVAVMYLGTMVEISPSAELYEKPLHPYTKALLSAVPIPDPEIEKSRERIILEGDVPSPDVERVGCYFYDRCPKKMDKCKNNIPKLTSVDGSEHKVACFLYE, from the coding sequence ATGGAAAAGATTTTAGAAGTAAAAGGCTTAAAGCAACACTTTCCTATTAAAGGCTCCAAAAGAGTTATTAGAGCCGTTGATGGAATTGATTTTGATCTTTATGCAGGTGAAACATTAGGTTTAGTTGGTGAATCAGGTTGTGGTAAATCTACAACTTTAAGAGCTATCGATCAACTATATATTCCTACTGAAGGGGTTGTTAATTTTGAAGGTGTTGACCTTGCATCACTTTCAAAAAAAGATCTAATAACAGCAAGACAAAATATGCAAATGGTTTTTCAGGACCCATATGACTCTTTAAATCCAAGAATGACTGTTTCTCAAATAATTTCAGAACCTCTAGAAATCTACAATAGTAGAGGGATTATAAAGTTAAGTAAAAAAGAGATTGCTGATAGGGTAGAGGAATTAATGGAAACTGTTGGGCTATCTAAATTTTTCAAAAATAGATACCCCCATGAGTTTTCTGGTGGTCAAAAACAGAGAATCGGTATTGCAAGAGCTTTAGCTCTAAATCCTAAGGTTCTACTTTTAGATGAGCCTGTAAGTGCCCTTGATGTATCTATCCAAGCTCAGATTTTAAACTTATTAGTTGATCTTCAACGTAAGCTCGGTTTATCTTACCTTTTTATTGCCCATGATTTAGCTGTAATTGAGTATATTAGTGATAGAGTAGCGGTTATGTATCTAGGAACTATGGTTGAGATTTCACCATCTGCTGAGCTATATGAAAAACCTCTCCATCCATATACAAAAGCTTTACTTTCAGCTGTTCCTATTCCGGATCCTGAAATAGAGAAGAGTAGAGAAAGAATTATTCTTGAGGGAGATGTACCTTCCCCAGATGTAGAGAGAGTAGGGTGTTATTTTTATGATAGATGTCCAAAGAAAATGGATAAGTGTAAAAATAATATTCCTAAACTAACTAGTGTAGACGGAAGTGAACACAAGGTTGCATGTTTCTTATATGAATAA
- the trpB gene encoding tryptophan synthase subunit beta → MSVKKFDPMPTKDGYFGEYGGSFIPPQLESVLNEITYEYEKIRNDENFIKELSDLYKHYVGRPSPIFFAKRISNMVGGADIYLKREDLNHTGAHKINHCLGEALLAKKMGKTKLIAETGAGQHGVALATAAALVGLECDIFMGEVDINKEHPNVVRMKILGAKVIPVSHGRQTLKEAVDSAFEAYLKDPVNQFYAIGSVVGPHPFPMMVRDFQQIVGEEAKKQFMEMTGKHPDNLVACVGGGSNAIGLFTPFLEEEDVNIYGVEPAGRGFKDGDHAATLTLGKPGIIHGFKCYLLQDENGDPGKVYSVASGLDYPGVGPQHSYLKDINRVNYDYINDDEAIDAFFTLSRLEGIIPAIESSHAVAYAIKLAKKEGKGKSILINLSGRGDKDIDFVVENFGDKYI, encoded by the coding sequence ATGTCAGTTAAAAAGTTTGATCCAATGCCTACAAAGGATGGGTATTTTGGAGAGTATGGAGGATCTTTTATACCTCCCCAACTTGAGAGTGTTTTGAATGAAATTACTTATGAATATGAGAAAATAAGAAATGATGAAAACTTTATTAAAGAGTTATCAGATTTATATAAACACTATGTAGGACGACCATCTCCAATATTTTTTGCTAAGAGAATAAGTAATATGGTAGGGGGTGCAGATATCTACTTAAAAAGAGAAGACCTTAATCATACAGGTGCACATAAGATAAACCACTGTTTAGGGGAGGCTCTTTTAGCAAAAAAAATGGGAAAAACAAAGCTAATAGCAGAAACTGGAGCAGGACAACATGGGGTAGCTTTAGCAACTGCAGCGGCTCTTGTTGGATTAGAGTGTGATATCTTTATGGGTGAAGTTGATATTAATAAAGAACATCCAAACGTGGTTAGAATGAAAATTTTAGGTGCAAAAGTAATTCCTGTTTCCCACGGAAGGCAAACACTAAAGGAAGCAGTTGATAGTGCATTTGAAGCATACTTAAAAGACCCTGTAAACCAGTTCTATGCTATTGGGTCTGTTGTAGGACCCCACCCATTTCCAATGATGGTTAGGGATTTTCAACAAATAGTAGGAGAGGAAGCAAAAAAACAGTTTATGGAGATGACAGGGAAACATCCTGATAATCTTGTTGCCTGTGTTGGTGGTGGTTCAAACGCTATTGGTCTTTTTACACCTTTTTTAGAGGAAGAGGATGTTAATATCTATGGAGTTGAGCCTGCAGGTCGAGGTTTTAAAGATGGGGATCATGCAGCAACTTTAACCCTTGGGAAACCTGGAATTATTCATGGATTTAAGTGTTATTTATTACAGGATGAGAATGGAGATCCAGGAAAAGTCTATTCTGTAGCAAGTGGTTTAGATTATCCTGGTGTTGGTCCTCAACACTCATATCTAAAGGATATTAATAGAGTTAATTATGATTATATAAATGATGATGAAGCGATAGATGCATTTTTTACCCTATCAAGATTAGAGGGAATTATTCCTGCTATAGAGTCCTCCCACGCTGTAGCTTATGCAATTAAATTGGCAAAAAAAGAGGGTAAGGGAAAAAGTATTTTAATTAACTTGTCTGGTAGAGGTGATAAGGATATTGATTTTGTAGTCGAAAACTTCGGTGACAAATACATTTGA
- the nadD gene encoding nicotinate (nicotinamide) nucleotide adenylyltransferase, with the protein MKIAILGGTFNPPHFGHLFFANEVRQKFGFDKIIFVPTYISPHKQYSILSSSKDRLEMLKLATKDIPWALVSDCDIKRGVITRTVDTIDDINKLYNLTDKPSFIIGDDLAPTFHLWKNPKELVEKANIIIGVRENLSFDFKYSHSLIKNRVFPLSSSEIRERVSSGLDIDFLLPKEVIEYIRENGLYRSNSKD; encoded by the coding sequence ATGAAAATAGCTATTTTAGGGGGGACATTTAATCCTCCCCATTTTGGTCATCTTTTTTTTGCAAATGAAGTAAGGCAAAAATTTGGGTTTGATAAAATCATTTTCGTCCCAACATATATATCTCCCCACAAGCAATATAGTATATTATCAAGTTCTAAAGATAGGTTAGAAATGCTTAAATTAGCTACTAAAGATATACCTTGGGCTCTAGTTTCTGATTGTGACATTAAACGAGGTGTTATTACTAGAACTGTGGATACAATTGATGATATCAATAAATTATACAACTTAACTGATAAACCAAGTTTTATTATAGGAGATGATTTAGCTCCAACATTTCACTTATGGAAAAATCCCAAAGAGTTAGTAGAGAAGGCAAATATAATAATTGGAGTACGAGAAAACCTAAGTTTCGACTTTAAATATAGCCATTCCCTTATTAAAAATAGAGTCTTCCCACTATCTTCATCTGAGATTAGAGAAAGAGTTTCTTCAGGTCTAGATATCGATTTCCTTTTACCAAAAGAAGTGATAGAATACATAAGAGAAAATGGATTATACAGAAGTAATAGTAAAGATTGA
- the yqeK gene encoding bis(5'-nucleosyl)-tetraphosphatase (symmetrical) YqeK, with the protein MDYTEVIVKIDNYLKKNISEGRYLHSIKVAEMSSLIAKLTRNDMDIAYISGLAHDIAREFKVRDLKEQISKFNIFSEEFLKMPQLYHGPVGAAFVKEEFSIINSDILEAIMFHTVGFPNMCNNAKIIYVADYISLDRTHIDKGLREAILNKSLDKMVLDVINLSKDFLISKGNSLVKETEDMYKSLMEINFEKK; encoded by the coding sequence ATGGATTATACAGAAGTAATAGTAAAGATTGATAATTATTTAAAGAAAAATATAAGTGAGGGTAGGTATCTTCATTCAATAAAAGTTGCTGAAATGTCTTCTTTGATAGCAAAATTAACTAGAAATGATATGGATATAGCTTATATTTCTGGTCTTGCCCACGATATTGCTAGAGAGTTTAAGGTAAGAGATTTAAAGGAACAAATTTCAAAGTTCAATATTTTTTCAGAAGAGTTTTTAAAAATGCCTCAACTTTATCATGGGCCAGTAGGTGCTGCTTTTGTAAAAGAAGAATTCTCTATTATTAACAGTGATATTTTAGAAGCAATAATGTTTCATACAGTAGGTTTTCCTAATATGTGTAATAATGCTAAAATTATATATGTTGCTGATTATATTTCCCTAGATAGAACCCATATAGATAAGGGACTAAGGGAAGCTATTTTAAATAAAAGTTTAGATAAAATGGTTTTGGATGTTATTAATCTTTCAAAGGATTTTTTAATTAGTAAGGGTAATTCCTTGGTTAAGGAGACAGAGGATATGTATAAGAGTTTAATGGAGATTAATTTTGAAAAAAAATAA
- the cimA gene encoding citramalate synthase yields MKKISIFDTTLRDGTQGVGINFTLNDKIEIAHALDEAGIDYIEGGFPLASRREADFFKITAKEKFKNAKITAFGSTRKPGRKATEDENLLALINAESPSVVIVGKAWIQHITKVIKTTTLENMKMIEDSIKLLVREGREVIFDLEHFFDGYKEHPKQSLEILELATSAGASSLVLCDTNGGTLPNEVTKIISELPKERLAQIGVHFHNDTGCAVANSILSVEAGASHVQGTINGWGERCGNANLCTIIPNLAIKLDYDLTMSNKMNKLTHLSRYIADKANIIPEKNQPYVGTAAFGHKAGQHADVIVKAPHLMEHISGDKVGNERQILLSELAGKSTIIEKMNKFGDYTKESKEVIALFNTLKEKEGEGFEYESAEASFELLMLKALGRYRPLFELNNYHLETYKTWGVDSKTVGRIFLKSEGKEYMGAGVGVGPVGTLDAAIRDALTVYHPFLDEMTLSDYKVRVLNPENATKAKVRVFISSTDGEIDWETVGVSENIIEASWQALVDSMEFYYNTRKTK; encoded by the coding sequence ATGAAAAAAATATCTATATTTGATACCACTTTAAGGGATGGAACTCAAGGCGTTGGAATAAACTTTACTCTAAACGACAAGATTGAGATAGCCCACGCTTTAGATGAAGCAGGTATTGATTATATTGAAGGAGGATTTCCCCTAGCAAGTAGAAGAGAAGCAGACTTTTTTAAAATAACTGCAAAGGAGAAATTTAAAAACGCAAAAATTACAGCTTTTGGCTCCACAAGAAAACCAGGGAGAAAAGCTACAGAAGATGAAAATTTATTAGCACTTATTAATGCTGAATCCCCAAGTGTTGTAATTGTAGGAAAAGCTTGGATTCAACATATAACCAAGGTTATTAAAACTACAACTTTAGAAAATATGAAGATGATTGAAGACTCTATAAAACTACTAGTTAGAGAGGGTCGTGAAGTTATTTTTGACCTAGAACATTTTTTTGATGGATACAAAGAACACCCTAAACAATCCTTAGAGATTCTTGAATTAGCCACCTCAGCTGGGGCTTCTAGTTTAGTTCTTTGTGATACCAACGGAGGGACACTTCCAAACGAAGTTACAAAGATCATATCTGAATTGCCTAAAGAGAGACTTGCCCAAATTGGTGTACATTTTCATAATGATACAGGTTGTGCTGTTGCAAACTCTATTCTCTCAGTAGAAGCAGGGGCTTCCCATGTTCAAGGAACTATTAATGGCTGGGGAGAGAGATGTGGTAATGCCAATTTATGTACAATAATACCAAATCTAGCTATTAAGTTAGATTATGATTTAACCATGAGTAACAAGATGAATAAATTAACTCATCTATCTAGATATATAGCAGATAAAGCAAATATAATACCTGAAAAAAATCAACCCTATGTAGGAACTGCAGCATTTGGTCATAAAGCTGGTCAGCACGCTGATGTTATTGTAAAAGCTCCCCACCTTATGGAACACATTTCAGGAGATAAAGTTGGGAATGAGAGGCAAATTCTACTCTCTGAGTTAGCTGGAAAATCTACAATTATTGAAAAAATGAATAAATTCGGAGATTACACAAAAGAGTCAAAAGAGGTAATTGCTCTATTTAATACTCTAAAAGAGAAGGAGGGTGAAGGCTTTGAATATGAGTCAGCAGAAGCCTCTTTTGAGTTATTAATGCTAAAAGCATTAGGTAGATATAGACCTCTTTTTGAACTTAATAATTATCATCTTGAGACCTATAAAACTTGGGGTGTTGACTCTAAAACTGTTGGAAGAATATTCCTTAAATCCGAAGGGAAAGAGTATATGGGTGCAGGTGTTGGGGTTGGACCAGTTGGAACACTAGATGCAGCTATAAGAGATGCCCTTACCGTTTATCACCCCTTTTTAGATGAGATGACTCTAAGTGATTATAAGGTTAGAGTCTTAAATCCAGAAAATGCAACAAAGGCTAAGGTACGTGTTTTTATATCCTCTACAGATGGAGAGATTGACTGGGAAACAGTAGGTGTTTCTGAAAATATAATTGAGGCTTCATGGCAAGCATTAGTTGATAGTATGGAATTTTATTACAACACAAGAAAAACTAAATAA
- the obgE gene encoding GTPase ObgE has product MRGFIDETRIEVFSGNGGPGAVSFRREKYVEKGGPDGGDGGKGGNVIFQVRRNLKTFSHLNSKHTFKAKNGGQGMGRKKHGANGADVLIQVPPGTIIRDYNSKEVIIDFSDSTEKDFVFLVGGRGGQGNWHFRSAKRQLPRFAQPGEEGEYRELLLELNMIADLGFVGFPNAGKSSLLKMLTNADPRVAEYAFTTKIPNLGVMRIHDKDVILADIPGIIEGAHRGTGLGIRFLKHISRTAALVFMVDLSNPEFLTHYEKLLFEVGEFQPELLEKPRLLIATKTDIEGTDVALKELKETYPDLEITAISVFARTGIEEIKKKFFDLSHK; this is encoded by the coding sequence TTGCGTGGTTTTATAGACGAAACTCGGATTGAAGTTTTCTCAGGAAACGGAGGTCCGGGTGCAGTCTCTTTTCGAAGAGAGAAATACGTAGAAAAGGGTGGTCCCGATGGGGGCGATGGGGGAAAAGGCGGAAACGTTATTTTCCAAGTTAGAAGAAACCTAAAAACTTTTTCTCACCTTAATTCTAAACATACTTTTAAAGCTAAGAATGGTGGACAGGGTATGGGACGAAAAAAACACGGTGCCAATGGTGCCGATGTTCTTATTCAAGTTCCTCCTGGTACAATTATTAGGGATTATAACTCAAAAGAAGTGATTATTGATTTTTCTGATTCTACAGAAAAAGATTTTGTTTTTTTAGTTGGTGGACGAGGTGGTCAAGGAAACTGGCACTTTAGATCTGCTAAAAGACAGCTTCCTCGTTTTGCTCAACCAGGTGAAGAGGGGGAATATCGAGAACTTCTTCTAGAATTGAATATGATAGCCGATCTTGGTTTTGTTGGTTTTCCTAATGCGGGGAAATCGAGTCTACTAAAAATGTTAACTAATGCGGATCCTAGGGTCGCAGAATACGCTTTTACAACTAAAATACCTAACTTAGGAGTTATGAGAATTCACGATAAAGATGTGATATTGGCAGATATTCCAGGTATTATAGAAGGTGCCCATAGGGGAACAGGATTAGGTATAAGGTTTTTAAAGCACATATCAAGAACAGCAGCTTTAGTTTTTATGGTGGATTTAAGTAATCCTGAATTCCTAACTCATTATGAAAAACTCTTATTTGAAGTTGGAGAGTTTCAGCCTGAACTTTTAGAAAAACCTAGACTATTAATTGCTACTAAAACAGATATCGAAGGTACTGACGTAGCATTGAAAGAGTTAAAAGAAACATATCCTGATCTTGAAATTACAGCAATATCTGTTTTTGCTAGAACAGGAATTGAAGAGATAAAGAAGAAATTCTTTGACTTATCACATAAATGA